One region of Hymenobacter sediminicola genomic DNA includes:
- a CDS encoding TCR/Tet family MFS transporter: protein MSAARKPALAFIFITLLLDVIGFGIIIPVLPKLITELTGEPLSAAARYGGWMGFAFAGMQFLFSPILGNLSDQYGRRPVLLVALFGFGLDYLFLAFAPTVAWLFVGRIIAGITGASFTTASAYIADISTPENRAQNFGMIGAAFGLGFIIGPVIGGLLGHFGPRVPFLVAAGLTLLNWLYGFFVLPESLDKEHRRPFDWRRANPVGSLRQLRKYPVILGLVGSLVLIYIAAHATQSTWSYFTMYRFHWNEAWVGYSLGVVGGLTALVQGLLIRYTAPRLGPKRSVYIGIGLYALGFLLFAFASKGWMMFAFLVPYCLGGIAGPALQGIMSGQVPPTEQGELQGALTSLVSLTSIIGPPLMTNLFSYFTGPTAPVHFPGAAFLAAAVLTVGSLLLALRSLGRHDLGLPATQPTKTEAVIGH from the coding sequence ATGTCTGCTGCCCGAAAACCCGCGTTGGCGTTCATATTCATCACGCTTTTGCTTGATGTCATAGGATTTGGCATCATCATTCCGGTGTTGCCCAAGCTGATTACGGAACTCACTGGCGAGCCACTAAGTGCTGCCGCCCGCTACGGCGGCTGGATGGGGTTTGCATTTGCGGGTATGCAGTTCCTGTTTTCGCCCATCCTCGGCAACCTGTCCGACCAATACGGGCGACGGCCGGTGCTGTTGGTGGCCCTGTTCGGCTTCGGCCTCGACTACCTGTTTCTGGCATTTGCGCCTACTGTGGCGTGGCTGTTCGTAGGGCGGATTATTGCGGGTATCACTGGCGCCAGCTTTACAACAGCCTCGGCCTACATAGCCGACATCAGCACGCCCGAAAACCGGGCCCAGAACTTCGGGATGATTGGAGCCGCGTTTGGGTTGGGCTTCATTATCGGGCCGGTGATTGGGGGGTTGCTGGGGCATTTCGGGCCGCGCGTACCGTTTCTGGTGGCCGCGGGCCTCACGCTGCTCAACTGGCTCTACGGCTTCTTCGTGCTGCCCGAGTCGCTGGACAAAGAGCACCGCCGGCCCTTCGACTGGCGCCGGGCCAACCCTGTTGGCTCGCTTCGGCAATTGCGCAAATACCCGGTTATCCTGGGGCTAGTGGGGTCGTTGGTGCTGATATACATTGCAGCCCATGCCACGCAGAGCACTTGGTCGTATTTCACGATGTATAGGTTTCACTGGAATGAGGCTTGGGTGGGCTATTCTTTGGGCGTGGTAGGCGGCCTCACAGCCCTCGTACAGGGCCTGCTGATCCGCTACACCGCTCCCCGGCTGGGGCCAAAACGCTCGGTATATATTGGTATCGGGTTGTATGCGCTGGGCTTTCTGTTGTTTGCGTTTGCCTCAAAAGGGTGGATGATGTTTGCTTTTCTGGTCCCCTATTGCCTGGGCGGAATTGCAGGACCGGCATTGCAGGGCATCATGTCGGGGCAGGTACCGCCTACGGAGCAGGGCGAGCTGCAAGGTGCCCTCACCAGCCTCGTGAGCCTTACTTCCATCATCGGCCCACCCCTGATGACCAACCTTTTCTCCTATTTCACTGGTCCCACCGCGCCAGTCCACTTTCCGGGAGCCGCCTTCCTGGCGGCGGCCGTACTCACGGTGGGCAGCCTGCTGCTGGCGCTCCGCTCCCTCGGCCGCCACGATTTGGGGCTACCCGCTACACAACCCACCAAAACAGAAGCAGTTATTGGTCATTAG
- a CDS encoding UvrD-helicase domain-containing protein: MPATFRIYSSSAGSGKTYQLTKEYLKLALGSEDPSYFKRVLAITFTNDAAGEMKQRIIGALRRFAYPVEGETDTLLAEVTDELDAEGQLPRRTETTAEKQQEVRRRAQATFRLVLYHYADFAVSTIDSFVQRIVTAFTRELGLPATFEVELDTDAVLQTAVAALLDKVNRDPNSKLLARTLTEYALSRADEGKSWNNLPDELADFGKFLFNETVHEAVAQLQTLTLQDFRRLHETLRQRRDVMEAEVLEVAEKAIAALRDADLEPSHLAGGERGVYTHFANWKRWLEESDTPTATALKVFETGNWASATGKKEPYASRIAVVRPALDDAFAELLALRERHLSAYLLVSAMQSYLFHASLLSELNKIVEQVSRERNIVLISEFNRRIAGIVLKEPVPFLYERLGERYNHLLIDEFQDTSVLQWNNLLPLVENNLGNDFLNLAVGDAKQAIYRWRGGEMEQILRLHQGNTSALVARATDPETRELLRERYMGLTGRLEPQALNTNYRSAAEIVDFNNRFFSQLRAQHPDFALVQDLFEPGFQQSVPDKPQRPGHVEILFTQNEAPARRYDAAAGCYTDEPLDGYLPDTTLDYDESTLYLTLELVQQALHDGFRPRDVAVLSRTRRGSRLVAKFLKERGYDIISADSLSLEFAEVVNLLVAIFRVLNQPVDTLARAEALLLLDKVVRRLAPTPPRARHIATVANAEHVADFFNEFRALGYDLQEHETGNLGLYELTERLIGLFGLLGRNGESEYLFRFLDLTLDYSLRYGNNLNNFLTYWEQRKAGLSINAPAGRDAITITTVHKAKGLAYGVVIVPFADWSLEPYRGTLLWGRLAEEDKPVPEMPAVAVVPLTKNLGRTVLAGQYVEEREKTFLEGLNMLYVAFTRPRHRLYILSKRPETSKKAAEDGAPEGPARSVAALLHQYLQHQDVWDDERVSFVISQGTTAENGLKNELSTTNNFPLTNLETAPWEERLRLRRHANTVFDFDVQEKLGEWNRKLHYGLRRLVLAQDVERVARQLAAEGFISNRERPALEQRLQLVVDHPQLARYFSEQVSVETEREILVGGVKRRDYKPDRVVFEAVTGATGRAAVRVTLLDFKVPPPSPAHRMPLQQYAQLFRQLGYSQVECVLYYFGTEEVLVF; this comes from the coding sequence ATGCCTGCCACCTTCCGCATTTACTCTTCTTCTGCCGGCTCCGGCAAAACGTACCAGCTTACCAAGGAGTACCTGAAGCTGGCGCTGGGCAGCGAGGACCCGTCATACTTTAAGCGGGTGCTGGCCATTACGTTCACCAACGATGCGGCAGGCGAAATGAAGCAGCGCATTATCGGAGCGTTGCGGCGGTTTGCCTATCCGGTAGAAGGCGAAACGGATACGCTGCTGGCCGAAGTAACCGACGAGCTGGATGCCGAAGGCCAGTTGCCGCGCCGCACCGAAACCACCGCCGAGAAGCAGCAGGAAGTACGCCGCCGAGCACAAGCTACTTTCCGACTGGTGCTCTACCACTACGCCGACTTTGCGGTGAGCACCATCGACTCGTTTGTGCAGCGCATTGTTACGGCTTTCACGCGGGAGTTGGGGCTGCCGGCCACGTTTGAGGTGGAGCTGGACACCGATGCTGTGCTGCAAACCGCCGTGGCGGCCCTGCTGGATAAGGTGAACCGCGACCCGAATTCCAAGCTACTGGCCCGCACGCTCACGGAATACGCCCTCAGCCGCGCCGACGAAGGCAAAAGCTGGAACAACCTGCCCGACGAGTTGGCGGATTTTGGCAAGTTTCTGTTCAACGAAACCGTGCACGAGGCCGTAGCACAGCTCCAGACGCTCACGCTGCAGGACTTCCGCCGCCTGCACGAAACCCTGCGCCAGCGCCGCGACGTGATGGAGGCGGAGGTGCTGGAAGTCGCTGAAAAAGCCATAGCGGCCCTGCGCGACGCCGACCTGGAGCCCAGCCACCTGGCTGGCGGGGAGCGGGGCGTATACACGCACTTCGCCAACTGGAAACGCTGGCTGGAAGAAAGTGATACGCCCACGGCCACAGCCCTGAAGGTGTTTGAAACCGGCAACTGGGCCAGTGCCACGGGCAAGAAGGAGCCCTACGCTAGCCGCATTGCCGTCGTGCGCCCTGCTCTCGACGATGCCTTTGCTGAGCTGCTGGCCTTGCGCGAGCGGCACCTTAGCGCCTACCTATTGGTGTCGGCCATGCAGTCCTACCTGTTCCATGCCTCACTGCTGAGCGAGCTGAATAAGATAGTGGAGCAGGTGAGCCGGGAGCGGAACATCGTGCTTATCAGTGAATTCAACCGCCGTATTGCCGGTATTGTGCTGAAGGAACCGGTACCGTTTCTGTACGAGCGGCTAGGCGAGCGGTACAACCACCTGCTCATCGACGAGTTCCAGGACACGTCAGTGCTGCAATGGAATAACCTGCTGCCGCTGGTGGAAAACAACCTCGGCAACGACTTTCTTAACCTGGCGGTGGGAGATGCCAAACAGGCTATTTACCGCTGGCGTGGGGGCGAAATGGAACAGATTCTGCGTCTGCACCAAGGCAACACAAGCGCCTTAGTTGCCCGTGCCACCGATCCGGAAACGCGGGAGCTACTGCGTGAACGGTACATGGGCCTTACTGGGCGGCTGGAACCACAGGCGCTGAATACCAACTACCGCTCAGCCGCGGAAATCGTAGACTTCAACAACCGGTTTTTCAGTCAGCTTCGGGCTCAGCACCCTGATTTCGCGCTGGTACAGGATCTGTTTGAGCCTGGTTTTCAGCAGTCGGTGCCCGACAAGCCGCAGCGGCCGGGCCACGTGGAAATCCTGTTTACGCAGAACGAAGCCCCCGCTAGGCGCTACGATGCCGCCGCCGGATGCTATACCGATGAGCCGCTAGACGGTTATCTACCCGATACCACGCTCGACTACGATGAAAGCACGCTCTACCTGACGCTGGAGCTAGTGCAACAAGCCCTGCACGACGGATTCCGGCCCCGCGACGTGGCCGTGCTGAGCCGAACGCGGCGGGGCAGCCGCTTGGTGGCGAAGTTCCTAAAGGAGCGCGGCTACGACATCATTTCGGCCGATTCACTGTCGCTGGAGTTTGCGGAGGTGGTGAACTTGCTGGTGGCCATTTTCAGGGTGCTGAACCAGCCGGTAGACACCTTGGCCCGGGCTGAGGCGCTGCTGCTGCTCGACAAGGTAGTGCGCCGCCTCGCCCCTACGCCGCCCCGTGCCCGCCACATTGCCACCGTGGCCAATGCTGAGCACGTTGCCGACTTCTTCAACGAATTTCGGGCGCTGGGCTACGATTTGCAGGAGCACGAAACCGGCAACTTGGGCTTATATGAGCTGACCGAACGCCTGATTGGCTTGTTTGGGCTGCTGGGCCGCAACGGCGAGAGTGAGTACCTGTTCCGCTTCCTGGACCTGACGCTGGACTACAGCCTGCGCTACGGCAACAACCTTAACAACTTCCTCACCTACTGGGAGCAGCGCAAAGCTGGCCTGAGCATCAATGCCCCTGCCGGCCGCGACGCCATTACCATCACCACAGTGCATAAGGCCAAGGGCCTGGCCTACGGGGTGGTGATTGTGCCGTTTGCCGACTGGAGCCTGGAGCCTTACCGTGGCACGCTGCTCTGGGGCCGGCTGGCGGAGGAAGACAAGCCCGTGCCCGAAATGCCGGCCGTAGCCGTGGTGCCCCTCACCAAAAACCTGGGGCGTACGGTGCTGGCCGGGCAGTATGTGGAGGAGCGAGAAAAAACGTTTCTGGAAGGGCTGAATATGCTCTATGTAGCTTTCACACGTCCCCGGCATCGGCTCTACATTCTCAGCAAGCGGCCCGAAACCAGCAAAAAAGCCGCCGAAGACGGCGCGCCGGAAGGGCCAGCTCGGAGCGTTGCAGCTTTGTTGCATCAGTATTTGCAGCACCAGGACGTATGGGACGACGAGCGGGTATCGTTCGTCATTTCGCAGGGTACGACTGCCGAAAACGGCTTGAAGAACGAGCTGTCAACTACGAACAACTTCCCGCTCACCAACCTCGAAACCGCGCCTTGGGAGGAGCGCCTGCGCCTGCGCCGACACGCCAACACGGTGTTCGACTTTGACGTGCAGGAAAAGCTGGGCGAATGGAACCGCAAGCTGCATTATGGCCTGCGGCGGCTGGTGCTGGCGCAGGATGTGGAACGCGTGGCGCGGCAGCTGGCGGCCGAAGGCTTTATCAGCAACCGGGAGCGGCCGGCCCTGGAGCAACGCCTGCAACTGGTGGTAGATCATCCACAACTGGCGCGCTATTTCAGTGAGCAGGTATCGGTGGAAACGGAGCGGGAGATATTGGTGGGCGGCGTAAAGCGGCGCGACTACAAACCCGACCGGGTGGTATTTGAGGCCGTGACTGGTGCCACTGGCCGGGCTGCTGTGCGCGTCACGCTGCTCGATTTCAAGGTGCCGCCACCTAGCCCGGCCCACCGGATGCCACTGCAACAGTATGCGCAACTATTCCGGCAACTAGGCTACAGCCAAGTGGAGTGCGTACTGTACTACTTTGGAACAGAGGAAGTACTAGTTTTTTAG
- a CDS encoding acyl-CoA thioesterase, protein MSAPAFRFSHLLTVQPQDIDELDHANNVQYVRWVQDTAAAHWHTAYPPADGHTYIWVVREHRIRYHHPALLGEELRCTTWIGEVRGAQSQRFVQIERAEDGKLLCEAETQWVLLDPQTKRPVRVTPEMVERLWGPV, encoded by the coding sequence ATGTCTGCTCCTGCCTTTCGTTTTTCTCACCTGCTCACGGTACAGCCCCAGGACATCGACGAGCTAGACCACGCTAACAACGTGCAGTACGTGCGCTGGGTGCAGGACACAGCCGCCGCGCACTGGCACACAGCCTACCCGCCCGCCGACGGCCACACGTATATATGGGTAGTGCGGGAGCACCGCATCCGCTACCACCATCCGGCCCTGCTGGGCGAAGAGCTGCGCTGCACCACTTGGATTGGCGAGGTGCGCGGCGCCCAGAGCCAGCGCTTCGTGCAGATAGAGCGGGCCGAGGATGGCAAGCTGCTCTGCGAAGCCGAGACGCAGTGGGTGCTACTGGACCCGCAAACCAAGCGCCCTGTGCGCGTGACGCCGGAAATGGTGGAGCGGCTGTGGGGACCGGTGTAA
- a CDS encoding cold-shock protein produces the protein MQTGTVKFFNETKGFGFIKVDGTGEDIFVHVTECVDEIRDNDKVQFEIAQGRKGLNAVKVKLA, from the coding sequence ATGCAGACAGGAACTGTAAAATTCTTCAACGAAACCAAAGGCTTCGGTTTCATCAAAGTTGACGGCACCGGCGAAGACATCTTCGTACACGTAACCGAGTGTGTTGACGAAATCCGCGACAACGACAAAGTGCAATTCGAAATTGCTCAGGGCCGTAAAGGCCTGAACGCTGTAAAAGTGAAGCTGGCGTAG